A region from the Sphingomonas sp. S2-65 genome encodes:
- a CDS encoding DUF1611 domain-containing protein, translated as MSMEHPGPDLRPLPQPYLLFLGDVTERGFAKTALGLRDWAPDKCVGELALPGATVTTGLPPMTPAEAYAAGARALVIGVANSGGVIPASWRASLVEALEAGLDIVAGMHMRLADIPELRDAAQRLGRQLIDIRVPPANIPVATGRKRSGKRLLTVGTDCALGKKYTALGLARAFVARGVDADFRATGQTGIMIAGGGMPMDAVISDFEAGAAEMLSPDGGPEHWDVIEGQGSLAHPAYAAVSLGLLHGSQPDVFVVCHEPGRTDMLGTAGYQVATVEEIIELTLALGRRTNPNIRCGGFSFNTSALDEGEALALMRRESARLGLPVADPMRGGAAFDALVASCLA; from the coding sequence ATGAGCATGGAGCATCCCGGTCCCGACTTGCGGCCGCTGCCGCAGCCTTACCTCCTGTTCCTCGGCGACGTCACCGAGCGCGGGTTCGCCAAGACCGCGCTGGGGCTGCGCGACTGGGCGCCGGACAAGTGCGTCGGCGAACTCGCGCTTCCTGGTGCGACGGTCACCACCGGCTTGCCGCCGATGACTCCGGCCGAAGCGTACGCCGCGGGTGCCCGCGCGCTGGTGATCGGCGTCGCCAATTCGGGCGGGGTGATCCCGGCGAGCTGGCGCGCGTCGCTGGTCGAGGCGCTTGAGGCCGGGCTCGACATCGTCGCGGGCATGCACATGCGGCTGGCCGACATCCCCGAACTGCGCGACGCGGCGCAGCGGCTGGGGCGGCAGCTGATCGATATCCGTGTGCCGCCGGCGAACATTCCGGTCGCGACCGGGCGCAAGCGTAGCGGCAAGCGGCTGCTGACCGTCGGCACCGATTGCGCGCTCGGCAAGAAATACACCGCATTGGGTCTGGCGCGCGCGTTCGTGGCGCGCGGCGTCGACGCTGATTTTCGCGCTACCGGCCAGACCGGGATCATGATCGCCGGGGGCGGCATGCCGATGGACGCGGTGATCTCCGATTTCGAGGCGGGAGCCGCCGAGATGCTTTCGCCCGACGGAGGGCCGGAGCATTGGGACGTGATCGAAGGGCAGGGCTCGCTGGCGCACCCCGCTTATGCCGCGGTGTCGCTGGGGCTGCTCCATGGTAGCCAGCCGGACGTGTTCGTCGTGTGCCACGAGCCCGGGCGTACCGACATGCTCGGCACCGCCGGCTATCAGGTCGCGACGGTCGAGGAGATCATCGAGCTGACCCTGGCGCTGGGGCGTCGTACCAACCCGAACATCCGCTGCGGCGGGTTCAGCTTCAACACCTCCGCGCTGGACGAGGGTGAGGCGCTGGCACTGATGCGTCGCGAAAGCGCGCGGCTGGGACTGCCTGTGGCCGATCCGATGCGCGGCGGCGCGGCTTTCGACGCGCTGGTCGCGAGCTGCCTGGCATGA
- a CDS encoding TonB-dependent receptor → MNRFTFSARALLAASTAAGTLALAGGAHAQQATAQQGIAPDEEIVVTAQKREQTLLEVPQSISVVSAERLERQQATSFVDYAALVPGLSLQQGNPGETRVVLRGINTGGASPTTAIYIDETPFGASTGQSNGAVLAGDIDPFDLERVEVLRGPQGTLYGANSLGGVVKFVTVAPRLGAFEGRAQAGIETVTDGDMGWNANGVVNIPLGRIAALRVSGFYREQGGFIDTLGIDRENANDVTSYGGRASLLVKPSDSFSVRLTALAQNIRANSRAAFDADPVTLEPLETDPNTGASTDGRLTRTQYYPDRNDVDYRNYNGVIDWNLGFASLVSSTSYSETKQKEATDASYELAGIGDAFFGDVGTPGPRGITLPAEVSSKKFTQEVRLASPSSTTVEWLIGGYYTREEGRIFQRYLPFALDTGEALDPTLTLPFGPGGADAVFPEFLRAELDSVYREYAGFGSVTVHLGPRFDITGGARYSHNEQHTRQLLDGALLPLSGSPIGPDITNGRSSEDVFTWSVSPRFELSDHASLYARVAKGYRPGGPNVVPPGAGAAFPGFFEADTLISYEAGIRGETPDRRFALDASVYYLDWSNIQVLVVYQTGIGPIGADGNGDSARSQGAEVTATFRPTRGFDVVMNVAYNDAALRDDLPEGNGGFAGDRLPYAPEWSANLSADYEWGIGGGTTAFVGGNVRLVSDQQADFDDAYRTEYGRRLAIDGYATVDLRAGARFGAFNLTAFAKNLANSRGLTSAGGFGTRPGTAVSASPIRPRTIGVTLGADF, encoded by the coding sequence ATGAACCGCTTCACCTTTTCCGCACGCGCGCTGCTGGCGGCATCAACCGCGGCGGGAACGCTCGCCCTTGCCGGCGGCGCCCATGCGCAGCAGGCAACGGCGCAGCAGGGGATCGCGCCGGACGAAGAGATCGTCGTGACCGCGCAGAAGCGCGAACAAACCCTGCTCGAAGTGCCGCAGTCGATCTCGGTGGTAAGTGCCGAGCGGCTCGAGCGGCAGCAAGCCACGAGCTTCGTCGACTATGCCGCCTTGGTGCCCGGCCTCAGCCTTCAGCAAGGCAATCCCGGCGAGACCCGTGTCGTGCTCCGCGGCATCAATACCGGTGGCGCAAGCCCGACCACCGCGATCTATATCGACGAGACTCCGTTCGGAGCCAGCACCGGCCAGAGCAATGGCGCGGTGCTTGCCGGGGATATCGACCCCTTCGATCTTGAGCGGGTCGAAGTGCTTCGCGGCCCGCAGGGTACTCTTTACGGCGCTAATTCGCTCGGCGGCGTCGTCAAGTTCGTAACCGTGGCGCCGCGCCTTGGAGCGTTTGAGGGGCGCGCACAGGCTGGAATAGAGACGGTGACGGACGGTGACATGGGCTGGAATGCCAACGGCGTCGTCAATATACCACTTGGCCGCATCGCCGCCCTGCGGGTCAGCGGCTTTTACCGTGAGCAAGGCGGATTCATCGACACGCTGGGCATCGATCGTGAGAACGCCAACGACGTCACCAGCTATGGCGGACGCGCTTCGTTGCTGGTGAAGCCCAGCGACTCATTTTCGGTACGGCTGACCGCGTTGGCGCAAAACATCCGCGCCAATTCGCGCGCCGCGTTCGATGCCGACCCCGTAACGCTGGAGCCGCTGGAGACGGACCCGAATACAGGCGCATCAACCGACGGCCGGCTCACGCGGACGCAATATTATCCCGACCGGAATGACGTCGACTATCGCAACTACAATGGCGTGATCGACTGGAACTTGGGGTTCGCCTCGCTCGTCTCCTCGACCAGCTACAGCGAGACGAAGCAGAAGGAAGCGACCGACGCCAGCTATGAGCTTGCGGGCATCGGCGACGCGTTCTTCGGCGATGTGGGTACGCCGGGGCCTCGCGGCATCACACTGCCCGCAGAGGTCTCTTCCAAGAAGTTCACGCAGGAGGTCCGCCTCGCCTCGCCGTCCAGCACGACGGTCGAATGGCTGATCGGCGGTTATTATACGCGCGAGGAAGGGCGCATCTTCCAGCGGTACCTGCCTTTTGCCCTCGACACCGGCGAGGCGCTGGATCCCACGCTGACGCTGCCCTTCGGCCCCGGTGGCGCGGACGCGGTGTTCCCGGAATTCCTGCGTGCGGAACTCGATTCGGTGTACCGAGAATATGCCGGGTTCGGCAGCGTGACGGTGCACCTGGGCCCCCGCTTCGATATCACCGGCGGCGCTCGGTACAGTCATAATGAGCAGCACACCCGCCAGTTGCTCGACGGGGCGCTCCTGCCGCTCTCGGGCTCGCCGATCGGACCCGACATCACCAACGGCCGCTCGTCCGAGGATGTCTTCACTTGGTCGGTGTCGCCGCGCTTCGAGCTGAGCGATCACGCATCGCTCTACGCCCGGGTCGCCAAGGGGTATCGGCCGGGCGGCCCCAACGTCGTGCCCCCGGGCGCGGGCGCCGCCTTCCCCGGCTTCTTCGAAGCGGACACGCTGATCAGCTATGAAGCCGGTATCCGCGGCGAAACTCCCGATCGTCGCTTTGCCCTGGATGCCTCGGTTTATTATCTCGACTGGAGCAACATTCAGGTGCTGGTCGTCTATCAGACCGGCATCGGCCCGATCGGAGCCGACGGAAATGGCGACTCCGCGCGCAGCCAAGGCGCCGAAGTTACCGCCACCTTCCGCCCGACCCGCGGCTTCGACGTAGTGATGAACGTCGCTTACAACGATGCCGCCCTCCGCGACGACCTGCCCGAGGGCAATGGCGGCTTCGCCGGCGATCGGCTGCCATATGCGCCCGAATGGAGCGCCAACCTCTCCGCGGACTATGAGTGGGGTATCGGCGGCGGCACTACGGCGTTTGTCGGCGGCAACGTCCGGCTGGTGAGCGACCAGCAAGCCGATTTCGACGATGCGTACCGCACCGAATATGGCCGCCGGCTGGCAATTGACGGTTATGCGACGGTGGACCTGCGGGCGGGTGCGCGCTTCGGCGCCTTCAACCTGACGGCCTTCGCCAAGAACCTCGCCAATTCGCGCGGGCTGACCAGTGCTGGCGGGTTCGGTACGCGCCCCGGCACTGCGGTTTCCGCTTCGCCGATCCGGCCGCGGACGATCGGTGTCACGCTCGGCGCTGATTTTTGA
- a CDS encoding dipeptide epimerase: MRLSVGVAVERLPLTKPFHISGHVFTESPVMVLTLCDGLHSGRGEASGTYYLGDDIPAMTAALETVRDGLASGMTRAELQQALPPCGARNAVDCALWEIDAKRAGVPVWRLAGLPEPKPLLTTFTLGADEPAAMAEAALAYGGARALKLKLTGDLDLDIARVRSVRAARPECWMAVDANQGFEADALEPLVAALMDCGVALLEQPLSRGREADLEGFNSSIPIAADESALSLQDLDGLVGRFDTVNIKLDKCGGLTEAIAIARRARQLGLDVMVGNMVGSSLAMAPAFLLGQLCDVVDLDGPTFLAADRRPSVLYADGYIDCPEQVWGHRAPSTAPIATRLQY; the protein is encoded by the coding sequence ATGCGCCTGTCCGTGGGCGTGGCGGTGGAACGGCTTCCCCTTACAAAGCCGTTCCACATCTCCGGTCATGTCTTCACTGAATCGCCCGTAATGGTCCTCACGCTGTGCGATGGCTTGCATAGCGGGCGAGGCGAGGCGAGCGGCACTTATTATCTGGGTGACGACATTCCGGCGATGACGGCAGCGCTGGAGACGGTACGCGATGGACTAGCCAGCGGCATGACGCGCGCCGAGCTCCAGCAGGCGCTGCCTCCTTGTGGCGCGCGGAATGCCGTGGATTGCGCGCTTTGGGAGATCGACGCCAAGCGCGCCGGGGTGCCGGTGTGGAGGCTGGCCGGCCTGCCGGAACCCAAGCCCTTGCTGACCACCTTCACCTTGGGAGCCGACGAGCCCGCAGCGATGGCGGAGGCGGCGCTGGCCTATGGCGGCGCGCGGGCGCTCAAGCTCAAGCTGACTGGCGACCTCGATCTCGATATTGCGCGGGTGCGATCCGTCCGCGCGGCGAGACCGGAATGCTGGATGGCCGTCGACGCCAACCAGGGCTTCGAGGCTGACGCGTTGGAACCGCTGGTCGCGGCGCTGATGGATTGCGGCGTTGCCCTGCTCGAGCAGCCGCTCTCGCGAGGGCGGGAAGCGGACTTGGAGGGGTTCAATTCGTCCATACCGATAGCCGCCGACGAAAGCGCGCTTAGCCTCCAGGACCTGGACGGACTGGTCGGGCGCTTCGACACTGTGAACATCAAGCTCGACAAATGCGGCGGGCTCACCGAGGCGATCGCCATCGCCCGCCGCGCGCGGCAACTAGGCCTCGATGTGATGGTCGGGAACATGGTCGGCTCCAGCCTGGCGATGGCGCCCGCGTTTCTTCTCGGCCAGCTATGCGACGTCGTCGATCTCGACGGCCCGACCTTCCTCGCCGCCGACCGGCGCCCAAGCGTGCTTTATGCGGACGGCTATATCGACTGCCCGGAACAGGTGTGGGGCCACCGTGCGCCGTCCACCGCACCAATCGCAACAAGACTGCAATATTGA
- a CDS encoding serine hydrolase has protein sequence MWKRSLRMLAAGLLAVAIGVPAFTQAPTPLTPIAQTQAPPATSPQPTRPVLTKADADAWLDGFMPYALARGDVAGAVVVVVKDGQVVTQRGFGYADVAKRKPVDPATTLFRPGSTSKLYTWTAVMQLVEAGKLNLDADVNQYLDFKIPPFEGKPVTLRNIMTHTAGFEEIIKGLLTFDKPVPALGAVVKHRVPERIYAPGTTPAYSNYATALAGYIVERVAGVPFDDYVERNIFGRLGMQYASFRQPLPARLKPHMSQGYLLGSGPAQKYELIGMAPAGASAISGGDMAKFMIAHLNNGGPLLSPATAQLMHAPQPSAIPAVNTMALGFYEQRINGHRAIAHGGDTVYFHSDLWIFPQDNIGLYVSMNSDGKDGVTRVLRGALFEQFADRYLPAANDAPPVELPTAKEHAKLLVGTWTNSRRIDSSFAKVIGLIGDTKIGLDADGRPVIPALTSPGGAPRKLIEVAPFVWQDAYGHERLAAQVIDGNVARWSFGEVSPFMIWYRTPAALDSGWLMPALLFGIAIVLLTALAWPVGWFARRRYGVQLALQGEALRTYRAVRGFAWLVLAVLIGWALIITGLEDFESHGSTDWLILVLQVAGTLAFFGLFGLALWNAWLVWRGKRGWFAKLWSVLLVLAAFIILWVGLVYKLISFGTEF, from the coding sequence ATGTGGAAACGTTCGCTGAGGATGCTGGCGGCAGGATTGCTGGCCGTCGCCATAGGAGTGCCGGCCTTTACCCAGGCGCCGACGCCGCTCACCCCGATCGCGCAGACACAAGCACCGCCCGCGACGAGCCCCCAACCTACCAGGCCTGTGCTGACCAAGGCCGACGCCGACGCCTGGCTCGACGGCTTCATGCCGTACGCGCTTGCGCGGGGCGATGTCGCCGGCGCAGTCGTCGTGGTCGTCAAAGACGGTCAAGTCGTGACGCAACGCGGCTTCGGCTATGCCGATGTCGCCAAGCGCAAGCCGGTGGATCCCGCAACGACGCTGTTCCGCCCCGGCTCGACATCCAAGCTCTACACCTGGACCGCGGTGATGCAGCTGGTCGAGGCGGGCAAGCTCAATCTCGATGCCGATGTGAACCAGTATCTTGATTTCAAGATTCCGCCCTTCGAGGGCAAGCCGGTCACGCTGCGGAACATCATGACTCACACCGCCGGGTTCGAGGAGATCATCAAGGGCCTCCTGACCTTCGACAAGCCCGTCCCCGCGCTGGGTGCGGTGGTCAAGCACCGCGTTCCCGAACGGATCTATGCGCCGGGAACCACGCCGGCCTATTCCAACTACGCAACCGCGCTTGCCGGCTACATCGTCGAGCGGGTGGCCGGCGTTCCGTTCGACGACTATGTCGAACGCAACATCTTCGGCAGGCTTGGGATGCAATATGCCAGCTTCCGCCAGCCGCTTCCTGCCAGGCTGAAGCCGCATATGTCGCAGGGCTATCTGCTAGGCTCGGGTCCTGCTCAGAAATACGAGTTGATCGGCATGGCACCCGCCGGCGCTTCCGCGATCAGCGGCGGTGACATGGCGAAGTTCATGATCGCCCACCTCAACAATGGCGGGCCGCTGCTCAGCCCGGCGACCGCGCAGTTGATGCACGCGCCGCAGCCGAGCGCCATTCCCGCGGTCAACACCATGGCCCTGGGCTTTTACGAACAGCGTATCAACGGTCACCGCGCGATCGCGCATGGCGGCGACACGGTCTATTTTCACAGTGATCTTTGGATCTTCCCGCAGGACAATATCGGGCTCTATGTCTCGATGAACAGCGACGGCAAGGACGGGGTCACCCGGGTCCTGCGCGGTGCGCTGTTCGAGCAGTTCGCCGACCGGTATCTGCCCGCGGCGAACGACGCGCCGCCTGTCGAGCTGCCGACCGCCAAGGAGCATGCGAAGCTGCTCGTCGGCACTTGGACCAACAGCCGTCGGATCGACTCCAGCTTCGCCAAGGTCATCGGGCTGATTGGCGATACCAAGATCGGCCTCGACGCAGATGGCCGGCCGGTTATTCCTGCACTGACCAGCCCTGGCGGCGCCCCGCGCAAGCTCATCGAAGTGGCGCCGTTCGTCTGGCAGGACGCCTATGGTCATGAACGGCTCGCCGCGCAGGTTATCGACGGCAACGTCGCACGGTGGAGCTTCGGCGAAGTCTCGCCCTTCATGATCTGGTACCGGACGCCCGCCGCGCTGGATTCAGGCTGGCTGATGCCTGCCCTGCTATTCGGCATAGCCATCGTTCTTCTGACTGCGCTCGCTTGGCCGGTCGGCTGGTTCGCGCGCCGGCGCTATGGCGTGCAGCTCGCGCTGCAGGGCGAGGCGCTGCGCACCTATCGCGCGGTGCGGGGCTTTGCATGGCTGGTGCTGGCGGTGCTGATCGGCTGGGCGTTGATCATCACCGGACTTGAGGATTTCGAAAGCCATGGCTCCACCGACTGGCTGATCCTGGTGTTGCAGGTAGCGGGAACGCTAGCTTTCTTCGGGCTCTTCGGGCTCGCGCTATGGAACGCCTGGCTGGTGTGGCGCGGCAAGCGCGGCTGGTTCGCCAAGCTATGGAGCGTCTTGCTGGTGCTGGCCGCCTTCATCATCCTGTGGGTCGGCTTGGTCTACAAGCTGATCTCTTTCGGGACGGAGTTCTAG
- a CDS encoding helix-turn-helix domain-containing protein, with protein MATRLKAEQPTLGALLRALRGRNRWTLKEMSVRSGIPVSTLSKVENDRLTLTYDKLLQLSQRLNIRMSELFAEADSAADSPVTARRSIGDLDRAVRVNTANYDYYYLCTELRRKRMIPVITRIRAKSVEEFGDLVRHSGEEFIYIVSGRIVVHTEFYDPVTLETGESIYIDSNMGHAYVTGEGCDEAVVLGVCSSAEDGLMNSLLTLHS; from the coding sequence ATGGCCACGCGGCTGAAGGCGGAGCAACCGACGCTGGGCGCATTGTTGCGCGCGCTACGCGGACGGAACCGCTGGACTCTCAAGGAGATGAGCGTGCGCAGCGGCATTCCGGTCTCCACGCTGTCCAAGGTAGAGAATGACCGGCTGACGCTGACCTACGACAAGCTTCTCCAGTTGAGCCAGCGCCTCAACATCCGCATGTCCGAACTGTTCGCGGAAGCCGACTCGGCTGCGGACTCGCCGGTCACTGCCCGGCGCAGCATCGGCGACCTGGATCGTGCAGTGCGGGTCAACACCGCCAACTACGACTATTATTATCTCTGCACCGAACTGCGCCGGAAGCGGATGATACCGGTCATTACCCGGATCCGCGCCAAGTCGGTCGAGGAGTTTGGCGACCTGGTCCGCCACTCTGGCGAGGAGTTCATCTACATCGTCAGCGGCCGCATCGTCGTCCACACCGAATTCTACGATCCCGTCACTCTCGAGACGGGGGAGTCGATCTACATCGATTCCAACATGGGCCACGCCTATGTCACCGGCGAGGGATGCGACGAGGCAGTCGTGCTCGGTGTGTGCTCGAGTGCAGAGGACGGTCTGATGAACTCTCTGTTGACTCTGCATTCCTAA
- a CDS encoding metal-dependent hydrolase family protein — protein MMMKPFLIALATTIAAPALAQTAPLQPARSGTTYIHAGTLLDRPGQPPRGNSTIIVRDGKVVEIRDGFLPADAGAVLIDLRNAFVLPGMVDMHVHLWGIGGDPMRARLEAMTRDRFDNQMTAVANARATLAAGFTSVRDLGGDPRGVRALRDAIDAGIVEGPTITNAGEMISVTGGHGDDGNGLAEDLADMVHSKEINLCDGPDDCRRAVRAQVALGARVIKFAATGGVLSNVSGGLGRAMTPDEMRAIVDTAHALGRKVAAHSHAAEGTKAALEAGVDSIEHGTFLDDETIRLFKAKGAYLVPTEIAPVAALAQARGGALPPATIAKAEAAAAAMAASHRRAYAAGVKVAFGTDTGVSKHGDNATEFALLVRNGLTPTQAIAAATVGAADLLGRDEIGTLAPGKAADIIALSGSPLQDVTRLEHVDFVMHRGKVAKERSGAM, from the coding sequence ATGATGATGAAGCCGTTTCTGATCGCACTCGCGACGACCATCGCCGCGCCCGCGCTGGCGCAAACCGCGCCGCTTCAACCCGCACGGTCGGGGACGACTTATATCCATGCGGGCACGCTGCTGGACCGGCCGGGTCAACCTCCGCGCGGCAACAGCACGATCATCGTTCGGGACGGGAAGGTCGTGGAGATACGCGACGGCTTTCTACCCGCCGACGCGGGGGCGGTGCTGATCGACCTGCGCAACGCGTTCGTCCTGCCGGGCATGGTGGACATGCATGTTCACCTTTGGGGCATTGGCGGCGACCCGATGCGCGCACGGCTGGAAGCGATGACCAGGGACCGGTTCGACAACCAGATGACGGCGGTCGCCAATGCCCGCGCGACCCTCGCGGCCGGCTTCACCTCGGTACGCGACCTGGGAGGCGATCCGCGCGGCGTGCGGGCGCTCCGCGACGCCATCGATGCCGGGATCGTCGAGGGGCCGACCATCACCAATGCCGGCGAGATGATCTCCGTAACCGGCGGGCATGGCGACGACGGCAATGGCCTTGCCGAGGACCTTGCCGACATGGTGCATTCCAAAGAGATCAACCTGTGCGATGGCCCGGACGATTGCCGCCGTGCCGTGCGTGCGCAGGTGGCGCTGGGCGCACGCGTAATCAAATTCGCGGCGACCGGCGGCGTGCTTTCGAACGTCAGCGGCGGCTTGGGGCGGGCGATGACGCCCGACGAGATGCGGGCGATCGTCGACACCGCGCACGCGTTGGGGCGGAAGGTGGCTGCGCACAGCCATGCGGCGGAAGGGACGAAAGCAGCGCTCGAGGCTGGTGTCGATTCGATCGAACACGGCACCTTCCTCGACGACGAGACGATCAGATTGTTCAAGGCGAAGGGCGCCTATCTGGTGCCGACCGAAATCGCTCCTGTCGCGGCATTGGCCCAGGCACGTGGGGGAGCACTGCCCCCGGCGACGATCGCCAAGGCGGAAGCGGCCGCCGCAGCGATGGCTGCCAGCCACCGCCGCGCCTACGCCGCTGGGGTGAAGGTGGCGTTTGGCACCGATACCGGCGTATCGAAGCATGGTGACAACGCCACCGAGTTCGCTCTGTTGGTGAGGAACGGCCTCACGCCGACCCAGGCCATCGCCGCGGCAACCGTTGGGGCTGCCGACCTGCTCGGACGCGACGAGATCGGCACGCTCGCTCCCGGCAAGGCGGCCGACATCATCGCCTTATCCGGCTCGCCGCTACAGGATGTGACCAGGTTGGAGCATGTCGATTTCGTCATGCATCGCGGCAAGGTGGCGAAGGAACGATCCGGCGCCATGTGA